Proteins encoded by one window of Xiphias gladius isolate SHS-SW01 ecotype Sanya breed wild chromosome 15, ASM1685928v1, whole genome shotgun sequence:
- the apbb2b gene encoding amyloid-beta A4 precursor protein-binding family B member 2 isoform X7 — protein sequence MTDLLSGDLSCVTMMSVDVTNRNGPAATPPTSLSLRSSHNQLLGSDVIKQGSATPPKCRKKYALTSIQAAMGLGEAAASSPSPSSSPSQCSTPNNPKLAKNGVNQLRKAGQDHNKNTTGPDPIDLECNSETIADDLNVNTAEEHDSHTLTNNDREDDDIKLDVELHPDANTDTEPEQKMESDVDCNINTNVELKLNGNTTDLGFDLNMEAQEGDDISILSEKEIMSKMKTEEDGDEVAVEEQEDEEKKPLLMIKSESPVKSQNVSADLELISDFHSNIKLLKTGKDSPVPPPPSPPRQASPEDIPLLSVASCSSSSSSSPETKKDRRTGAKTDCALNRIQNLNPSDEELSWTTLSQESNSPEETDIWSEQSFQTDPDLPPGWKKITDMAGIYYWHIPTGTTQWERPATCQAAPGQTESQALGNHTASTPCKHSLGSLSPSPTPDHESCQAEVFFMASTRSGSTTSDSSVEPLAPHEPNLPTCGFVNSCYFPRSTSLQGVPDQECRSQHHEDEDKKQVWSDFGGKIDSEVWKDLQAATVNPDPSLKEFEGATLRYASLKLRNRPAVEEEESSSVNSDPETKCFAVRSLGWVEMAEEDLAPGKSSVAVNNCIRQLSYCKNDIRDTVGIWGEGKDMYLVLENNMLNLVDPMDRSVLHSQPIASIRVWGVGRDNGRDFAYVARDKNTRILKCHVFRCDTPAKAIATSLHEICSRIMTERKNAKAMAGGSLQDRMQAGLDLPLQAEFPTPKTELVQKFQVLYLGMMPVARPIGPGMDILNGAIDSLIGSSNKDDWTPVALNVADATVTISKDKDEEEVLVECRVRFLSFMGVGHDVHTFAFIMDAGGHRFDCHVFWCEPNAGSVSEAVQAACMLRYQKCLVARPPSQKACGSSPPGDSVSRRVSTSVKRGVLSLIDTLKQKRPVTELPQ from the exons CCCCAACAATCCCAAACTAGCCAAGAATGGGGTCAACCAGCTTCGTAAAGCCGGTCAGGACCACAACAAAAACACGACCGGCCCTGACCCGATAGATCTGGAGTGCAATTCAGAGACTATAGCAGATGACCTCAATGTCAACACAGCAGAGGAACACGACAGTCACACTCTTACCAATAATGACCGAGAGGATGATGACATTAAGTTAGATGTCGAACTGCATCCAGATGCCAACACTGACACAGAGCCTGAACAGAAAATGGAATCAGACGTAGATTGTAACATTAACACGAATGTGGAGCTCAAACTGAACGGCAACACAACAGATTTGGGCTTTGACTTGAACATGGAGGCACAGGAGGGTGATGATATCAGCATTCTGTCTGAAAAGGAAATAATGTCAAAGATGAAGACTGAGGAAGATGGAGATGAAGTGGCggtggaggagcaggaagaCGAGGAGAAGAAGCCTTTACTGATGATAAAAAGCGAGTCTCCCGTGAAGAGCCAGAACGTTTCTGCAGACCTGGAACTCATCTCTGACTTCCACTCCAACATCAAGCTCCTCAAAACAGGTAAAGACTCTCCAGTGCCTCCTCCTCCGTCCCCACCACGGCAAGCCAGCCCAGAGGACATACCGCTGCTCTCTGtggcctcctgctcctcctcttcctcctcctctcctgagACAAAGAAGGACAGAAGGACCGGGGCAAAGACAGACTGTGCCTTGAACCGCATCCAGAATCTGAACCCCAGTGATGAAGAGTTGAGTTGGACCACCCTGTCCCAGGAGAGCAACTCCCCAGAGGAGACAg ATATCTGGAGTGAGCAGTCGTTCCAGACAGACCCTGACCTGCCACCAGGATGGAAGAAGATCACAGACATGGCTGGTATCTACTACTGGCACATTCCTACAGGCACCACCCAGTGGGAGAGGCCTGCCACCTGCCAAGCAGCCCCTGGACAGACAGAGTCCCAGGCCCTGGGCAACCACACAGCCTCAACACCATGTAAACACTCTCTGGGCTCACTCAGCCCCTCACCCACTCCTGACCATGAG TCGTGCCAGGCAGAGGTCTTCTTCATGGCATCAACTCGTTCGGGCAGCACCACCTCCGACAGTTCAGTGGAGCCTCTCGCCCCTCATGAGCCCAACCTTCCCACATGTGGATTTGTCAACAGCTGCTACTTT CCTCGTTCCACATCTCTGCAGGGTGTGCCTGATCAAGAGTGTCGCTCTCAGCATCACGAAGATGAGGACAAG AAACAGGTGTGGAGTGATTTTGGCGGAAAGATTGATAGTGAGGTGTGGAAG GACCTGCAGGCAGCCACAGTGAACCCCGACCCCAGTCTGAAGGAGTTTGAGGGTGCTACGCTTCGCTACGCATCGCTCAAGCTAAG gaacCGTCCAGCAGTGGAAGAAGAGGAGTCTAGCAGTGTCAACAGCGACCCAGAAACAAAG TGTTTTGCAGTGCGCTCTCTGGGATGGGTGGAGATGGCTGAGGAGGACTTGGCTCCTGGAAAGAGCAGTGTTGCCGTCAACAACTGCATCAGACAGCTGTCCTACTGCAAGAATGACATCCGAGACACTGTCGGCATCTGGGGAGAG gGGAAAGACATGTACCTGGTGCTGGAAAATAATATGTTGAACCTGGTTGACCCCATGGACCGCAGTGTGCTTCACTCTCAGCCAATCGCAAGTATCCGGGTCTGGGGCGTCGGCCGGGACAATGGCAG GGACTTTGCATATGTGGCGAGGGATAAAAACACCAGGATCCTGAAATGTCATGTGTTCCGCTGTGACACGCCGGCCAAAGCTATCGCCACCAGCCTGCATGAGATCTGCTCCCGG atAATGACAGAGCGAAAGAATGCCAAAGCAATGGCAGGAGGCTCGCTCCAAGACAGGATGCAGGCAGGACTAGATCTCCCTTTACAAG CAGAGTTCCCCAcaccaaagacagagctggTTCAGAAGTTTCAGGTGCTCTACCTTGGGATGATGCCTGTGGCCCGACCAATAG GTCCAGGTATGGACATACTGAATGGAGCTATAGACAGTCTAATTGGGTCTTCCAACAAAGATGACTGGACTCCAGTAGCTCTCAACGTGGCAGATGCTACTGTCACCATAAGCAAAGACAAG GACGAAGAGGAAGTGCTGGTGGAGTGTCGTGTGCGTTTCCTGTCTTTTATGGGCGTTGGGCATGACGTGCACACATTTGCCTTCATCATGGACGCTGGCGGGCATCGTTTTGACTGTCACGTCTTCTGGTGTGAGCCCAACGCTGGGAGTGTGTCCGAGGCTGTGCAGGCAGCTTGTATG ctgcgGTACCAGAAGTGTTTGGTAGCTCGACCCCCCTCCCAGAAGGCCTGTGGTTCGTCGCCCCCCGGTGACTCGGTGTCCCGTCGGGTCTCGACGAGCGTGAAGCGAGGCGTCCTGTCTCTCATCGACACCCTCAAACAGAAGAGACCCGTCACCGAGTTGCCACAGTAA